In a single window of the Balaenoptera acutorostrata chromosome 3, mBalAcu1.1, whole genome shotgun sequence genome:
- the LOC103011221 gene encoding 40S ribosomal protein S27-like has product MWALNTPLAKDLLHPSPEEEKRKHKKKRLVQSPNSYFMDVKCPGCYKITTVFSHAQTVLCVGCSTVLCQPTGGKARLTGGCSFRQRQH; this is encoded by the exons ATGTGGGCTTTG AACACACCTCTTGCAAAGGATCTCCTTCATCCCTCTccagaggaggagaagaggaaacacaagaaGAAGCGCCTGGTGCAGAGCCCCAATTCCTATTTCATGGATGTGAAATGCCCAGGATGCTATAAAATCACCACCGTCTTTAGCCATGCACAAACAGTTTTGTGCGTTGGCTGCTCTACTGTCCTCTGCCAGCCTACAGGAGGAAAAGCAAGGCTTACTGGAGGATGCTCCTTCAGACAGAGGCAGCACTAA